From Corvus moneduloides isolate bCorMon1 chromosome 2, bCorMon1.pri, whole genome shotgun sequence, one genomic window encodes:
- the USPL1 gene encoding SUMO-specific isopeptidase USPL1 isoform X2: protein MNCNPVETPAHEYCPVCEEKGQIQGLRTYRLNFQESIFLCENPQCIYPLGYKPLNSIITSTGSENHQVPSTHKKRKLGETSDFSAVKADPKKARANNVLSVEPTINADSVVKCYQNSLCILKASLHDVLQNDQQNPGNHVGSCMPKVDFETATKTNNYQESPPKTSSPKTQLLPNSELLSTASEISLEEDKGSTNDRDLCLQWRNIHNLCWLDCILSALVHLETLKFALAEEYNNGKCLLQKLLTKYNEASVLLNTCKRSKVRDVLPKAESLLNEIRNIMFTQLQPQPRCELGNMENPVFALPLLLQLDQPAEKLFLHSFSWKFECVCCGHKYQDRLKKTLTTFTNIIADWHPLNAIHIGPCNNCGDTSQRQQMILEKVPSILMFHFVEGLPHNNLEKYSFQFEEDTYQITSIVQYQTDKKHFISWSLNPDGTWLECDDLKGPYCKRHKRFEVPPSEIHIVIWEKKASHVPEELNSQFQSKNSEDFPLNNVQSNSTVLHCGFDNTVGKTPAEHRKEDSVRTLEKKQQRVAEDESIVHHGLENLGDDDLITLMLEEVLIDSEDKLLLNGQMVGNNLVDGWGTPQQQEPAFSLSTPYPGEFAGTSLAMHNKSMLYENSSICLPLEELNPVNITPPVPKKHDPDSSDSSPSRTNDRTNLANREHGLNSELLLNKKLLAVENNIQKSPDLKDASKTVVNSQVGSPSGANNSVQPSHKDKKGGFVGSWVKKLLNKNTSFMPSSASALKNERSCKTPSVQKASEVRLPIKGASNFGGFQSRSTKKTVETLKLLAPQSNNTHPLPNFKGFSQSTCLPTANHIAIAGPTWNKLGSTLGTSGKVTQFPSPGYNSGKAEESESDKTKKLRLKLLKKLNAKKKKLASLDRLAVEQMKEEKPVSGDISTPLQTESQNDSELLQSFLRELQYQIDVTGNESKFNAKPVPGCTDHNNTDEILAELLSPTSAVASLKTAKSEDECMYMEMVDSCMAATVSDENTSAPQAAVTSEDHNYYSPVKDTNMELDVINKHSVKKLPFESPTRDDILEDLFSISAPSSMAGDIDLPHFDETLFET from the exons ATG aactGTAATCCTGTGGAAACACCTGCACATGAGTATTGTCCAGTCTGCGAAGAGAAGGGTCAGATCCAAGGTTTACGGACTTACCGCCTTAATTTTCAGGAGtccatttttctttgtgaaaatcCTCAG tGTATCTACCCACTTGGTTATAAACCATTAAACAGCATAATTACATCTACTGGTTCAGAAAATCATCAAGTTCCATCTACtcataagaaaaggaaattggGTGAAACCAGTGACTTTTCTGCTGTCAAAGCAGATCCAAAAAAAGCAAGAGCTAACAATGTGCTCAGTGTTGAGCCCACCATTAATGCAGACTCTGTTGTGAAATGCTACCAGAATAGTTTGTGTATTCTCAAGGCAAGCCTACATGATGTATTACAAAATGACCAGCAAAACCCTGGCAACCATGTGGGGTCCTGCATGCCGAAGGTGGATTTCGAAACAGCCACCAAGACCAACAACTACCAAGAAAGTCCACCAAAGACTTCTAGTCCCAAAACACAACTGTTGCCAAATTCTGAACTTTTATCAACAGCATCTGAAATTTCACTTGAAGAGGATAAAGGTTCCACTAATGACAGAGATTTGTGTCTTCAGTGGAGAAACATACATAATCTTTGTTGGTTAGATTGTATTTTGTCAGCACTGGTACACttagaaacattaaaatttGCTCTAGCAGAAGAATATAACAATGGAAAATGTTTACTCCAGAAACTCTTAACAAAATATAATGAAGCATCTGTTCTTCTGAATACCTGTAAAAGGAGCAAAGTGAGAG atgtTCTTCCGAAAGCAGAATCTCTTCTCAATGAAATCAGAAACATAATGTTTACACAACTTCAGCCTCAGCCTAGGTGTGAATTGG GTAACATGGAGAATCCAGTGTTTGCACTTCCGCTACTCTTACAACTGGATCAACCAGCTGAGAAACTATTCTTGCATTCATTTTCATGGAAGTTTGAATGTGTATGTTGTGGCCACAAATACCAGGACCG aTTGAAGAAAACACTAACAACGTTCACAAATATAATTGCTGATTGGCATCCACTTAACGCTATTCATATTGGACCATGTAATAACTGTGGTGATACATCTCAAAGACAGCAGATGATCTTGGAAAA AGTACCCTCAATATTAATGTTCCATTTTGTGGAAGGCTTGCCACATAACAACCTGGAGAAATACTCGTTTCAGTTTGAGGAGGACACCTACCAAATAACATCTATTGTTCAATACCAGACAGATAAGAAGCACTTCATAAGCTGGTCTTTGAATCCTGATG GAACTTGGCTTGAATGTGATGATTTAAAGGGTCCATATTGCAAGAGACATAAAAGATTTGAAGTTCCTCCTTCAGAGATTCATATTGTTatctgggaaaagaaagcatcCCATGTGCCAGAAGAACTGAATTCACAGTTCCAAAGTAAAAATAGTGAAGATTTTCCTCTTAATAATGTGCAGTCAAATTCCACAGTGTTGCACTGTGGTTTTGATAACACTGTAGGCAAAACACCTGCAGAACACCGCAAAGAGGATTCTGTGAGGACTCTGGAGAAGAAACAGCAGCGAGTAGCTGAGGATGAAAGTATTGTTCATCATGGTTTAGAAAATCTGGGAGATGATGATCTTATTACACTGATGCTTGAAGAAGTTCTAATTGACTCGGAAGATAAATTGCTGCTGAACGGACAGATGGTGGGAAATAACCTTGTTGATGGATGGGGCACACCGCAACAGCAGGAACCAGCTTTTTCACTTAGCACTCCATATCCAGGAGAGTTTGCTGGAACTAGTCTAGCTATGCACAATAAATCCATGTTGTATGAAAATTCCAGTATTTGCTTACCTCTAGAAGAGTTGAACCCAGTAAATATTACTCCTCCTGTGCCCAAAAAACATGACCCTGATTCATCTGACTCATCGCCTTCTCGAACAAATGACAGAACTAATTTAGCTAACAGAGAACATGGATTGAATTCAGAACTACTGCTAAACAAAAAGTTGCTAGCAGTAGAAAATAATATACAAAAATCACCTGATTTGAAAGATGCAAGCAAAACTGTAGTTAATTCTCAAGTTGGCAGTCCTTCTGGTGCCAATAATTCGGTTCAGCCTTCacacaaagacaaaaaaggagGATTTGTAGGAAGCTgggtaaaaaaattattgaacaAGAATACTTCTTTTATGCCTTCAAGTGCCTCAGCTCTCAAGAATGAGAGAAGTTGCAAAACTCCCTCAGTGCAAAAAGCAAGTGAAGTACGGCTGCCAATTAAGGGCGCAAGTAACTTTGGTGGATTTCAAAGCAGAAGTACAAAGAAAACAGTTGAGACGCTGAAGTTACTAGCTCCTCAGAGTAATAATACTCATCCTTTACCAAATTTCAAAGGATTTTCTCAAAGCACTTGTCTTCCAACAGCAAATCATATCGCTATTGCAGGTCCAACATGGAATAAGTTGGGAAGTACGCTGGGTACCTCAGGTAAAGTGACTCAGTTCCCTTCACCTGGCTATAACTCTGGGAAGGCAGAAGAGTCAGAGagtgacaaaacaaaaaaacttcgcctaaaattgttaaaaaaacttaatgctaaaaagaagaaattggcTTCACTGGATAGATTAGCAGTGGAAcagatgaaagaggaaaaacctgTGAGTGGAGACATAAGCACCCCATTGCAAACTGAATCTCAAAATGACAGTGAGTTATTGCAGAGCTTTTTAAGGGAGCTGCAGTATCAGATTGATGTCACAGGTAATGAATCTAAATTTAATGCAAAGCCTGTGCCAGGGTGCACTGACCATAATAACACTGATGAAATACTGGCGGAATTACTGTCCCCTACTTCAGCTGTCGCTTCCTTGAAGACTGCAAAGAGCGAAGATGAGTGTATGTACATGGAAATGGTGGACAGCTGCATGGCAGCAACCGTGTCCGATGAGAACACCAGTGCGCCGCAGGCAGCAGTGACAAGTGAGGACCACAATTACTACAGTCCTGTAAAGGATACTAATATGGAGCTTGATGTAATAAACAAACACAGTGTGAAAAAACTTCCTTTTGAAAGTCCTACAAGAGATGATATCCTCGAAGACCTGTTCTCCATTTCAGCACCAAGCTCAATGGCAGGTGACATAGATTTACCTCATTTTGATGAAACTCTGTTTGAAACTTGA
- the USPL1 gene encoding SUMO-specific isopeptidase USPL1 isoform X1, giving the protein MMDTQKTTNGLQVIGEGTGIGKSTLHMVGYLGKNCNPVETPAHEYCPVCEEKGQIQGLRTYRLNFQESIFLCENPQCIYPLGYKPLNSIITSTGSENHQVPSTHKKRKLGETSDFSAVKADPKKARANNVLSVEPTINADSVVKCYQNSLCILKASLHDVLQNDQQNPGNHVGSCMPKVDFETATKTNNYQESPPKTSSPKTQLLPNSELLSTASEISLEEDKGSTNDRDLCLQWRNIHNLCWLDCILSALVHLETLKFALAEEYNNGKCLLQKLLTKYNEASVLLNTCKRSKVRDVLPKAESLLNEIRNIMFTQLQPQPRCELGNMENPVFALPLLLQLDQPAEKLFLHSFSWKFECVCCGHKYQDRLKKTLTTFTNIIADWHPLNAIHIGPCNNCGDTSQRQQMILEKVPSILMFHFVEGLPHNNLEKYSFQFEEDTYQITSIVQYQTDKKHFISWSLNPDGTWLECDDLKGPYCKRHKRFEVPPSEIHIVIWEKKASHVPEELNSQFQSKNSEDFPLNNVQSNSTVLHCGFDNTVGKTPAEHRKEDSVRTLEKKQQRVAEDESIVHHGLENLGDDDLITLMLEEVLIDSEDKLLLNGQMVGNNLVDGWGTPQQQEPAFSLSTPYPGEFAGTSLAMHNKSMLYENSSICLPLEELNPVNITPPVPKKHDPDSSDSSPSRTNDRTNLANREHGLNSELLLNKKLLAVENNIQKSPDLKDASKTVVNSQVGSPSGANNSVQPSHKDKKGGFVGSWVKKLLNKNTSFMPSSASALKNERSCKTPSVQKASEVRLPIKGASNFGGFQSRSTKKTVETLKLLAPQSNNTHPLPNFKGFSQSTCLPTANHIAIAGPTWNKLGSTLGTSGKVTQFPSPGYNSGKAEESESDKTKKLRLKLLKKLNAKKKKLASLDRLAVEQMKEEKPVSGDISTPLQTESQNDSELLQSFLRELQYQIDVTGNESKFNAKPVPGCTDHNNTDEILAELLSPTSAVASLKTAKSEDECMYMEMVDSCMAATVSDENTSAPQAAVTSEDHNYYSPVKDTNMELDVINKHSVKKLPFESPTRDDILEDLFSISAPSSMAGDIDLPHFDETLFET; this is encoded by the exons ATGATGGATACCCAGAAGACTACAAATGGTTTGCAAGTGATTGGAGAAGGGACTGGTATAGGGAAATCGACACTCCACATGGTGGGGTATTTGGGAAAA aactGTAATCCTGTGGAAACACCTGCACATGAGTATTGTCCAGTCTGCGAAGAGAAGGGTCAGATCCAAGGTTTACGGACTTACCGCCTTAATTTTCAGGAGtccatttttctttgtgaaaatcCTCAG tGTATCTACCCACTTGGTTATAAACCATTAAACAGCATAATTACATCTACTGGTTCAGAAAATCATCAAGTTCCATCTACtcataagaaaaggaaattggGTGAAACCAGTGACTTTTCTGCTGTCAAAGCAGATCCAAAAAAAGCAAGAGCTAACAATGTGCTCAGTGTTGAGCCCACCATTAATGCAGACTCTGTTGTGAAATGCTACCAGAATAGTTTGTGTATTCTCAAGGCAAGCCTACATGATGTATTACAAAATGACCAGCAAAACCCTGGCAACCATGTGGGGTCCTGCATGCCGAAGGTGGATTTCGAAACAGCCACCAAGACCAACAACTACCAAGAAAGTCCACCAAAGACTTCTAGTCCCAAAACACAACTGTTGCCAAATTCTGAACTTTTATCAACAGCATCTGAAATTTCACTTGAAGAGGATAAAGGTTCCACTAATGACAGAGATTTGTGTCTTCAGTGGAGAAACATACATAATCTTTGTTGGTTAGATTGTATTTTGTCAGCACTGGTACACttagaaacattaaaatttGCTCTAGCAGAAGAATATAACAATGGAAAATGTTTACTCCAGAAACTCTTAACAAAATATAATGAAGCATCTGTTCTTCTGAATACCTGTAAAAGGAGCAAAGTGAGAG atgtTCTTCCGAAAGCAGAATCTCTTCTCAATGAAATCAGAAACATAATGTTTACACAACTTCAGCCTCAGCCTAGGTGTGAATTGG GTAACATGGAGAATCCAGTGTTTGCACTTCCGCTACTCTTACAACTGGATCAACCAGCTGAGAAACTATTCTTGCATTCATTTTCATGGAAGTTTGAATGTGTATGTTGTGGCCACAAATACCAGGACCG aTTGAAGAAAACACTAACAACGTTCACAAATATAATTGCTGATTGGCATCCACTTAACGCTATTCATATTGGACCATGTAATAACTGTGGTGATACATCTCAAAGACAGCAGATGATCTTGGAAAA AGTACCCTCAATATTAATGTTCCATTTTGTGGAAGGCTTGCCACATAACAACCTGGAGAAATACTCGTTTCAGTTTGAGGAGGACACCTACCAAATAACATCTATTGTTCAATACCAGACAGATAAGAAGCACTTCATAAGCTGGTCTTTGAATCCTGATG GAACTTGGCTTGAATGTGATGATTTAAAGGGTCCATATTGCAAGAGACATAAAAGATTTGAAGTTCCTCCTTCAGAGATTCATATTGTTatctgggaaaagaaagcatcCCATGTGCCAGAAGAACTGAATTCACAGTTCCAAAGTAAAAATAGTGAAGATTTTCCTCTTAATAATGTGCAGTCAAATTCCACAGTGTTGCACTGTGGTTTTGATAACACTGTAGGCAAAACACCTGCAGAACACCGCAAAGAGGATTCTGTGAGGACTCTGGAGAAGAAACAGCAGCGAGTAGCTGAGGATGAAAGTATTGTTCATCATGGTTTAGAAAATCTGGGAGATGATGATCTTATTACACTGATGCTTGAAGAAGTTCTAATTGACTCGGAAGATAAATTGCTGCTGAACGGACAGATGGTGGGAAATAACCTTGTTGATGGATGGGGCACACCGCAACAGCAGGAACCAGCTTTTTCACTTAGCACTCCATATCCAGGAGAGTTTGCTGGAACTAGTCTAGCTATGCACAATAAATCCATGTTGTATGAAAATTCCAGTATTTGCTTACCTCTAGAAGAGTTGAACCCAGTAAATATTACTCCTCCTGTGCCCAAAAAACATGACCCTGATTCATCTGACTCATCGCCTTCTCGAACAAATGACAGAACTAATTTAGCTAACAGAGAACATGGATTGAATTCAGAACTACTGCTAAACAAAAAGTTGCTAGCAGTAGAAAATAATATACAAAAATCACCTGATTTGAAAGATGCAAGCAAAACTGTAGTTAATTCTCAAGTTGGCAGTCCTTCTGGTGCCAATAATTCGGTTCAGCCTTCacacaaagacaaaaaaggagGATTTGTAGGAAGCTgggtaaaaaaattattgaacaAGAATACTTCTTTTATGCCTTCAAGTGCCTCAGCTCTCAAGAATGAGAGAAGTTGCAAAACTCCCTCAGTGCAAAAAGCAAGTGAAGTACGGCTGCCAATTAAGGGCGCAAGTAACTTTGGTGGATTTCAAAGCAGAAGTACAAAGAAAACAGTTGAGACGCTGAAGTTACTAGCTCCTCAGAGTAATAATACTCATCCTTTACCAAATTTCAAAGGATTTTCTCAAAGCACTTGTCTTCCAACAGCAAATCATATCGCTATTGCAGGTCCAACATGGAATAAGTTGGGAAGTACGCTGGGTACCTCAGGTAAAGTGACTCAGTTCCCTTCACCTGGCTATAACTCTGGGAAGGCAGAAGAGTCAGAGagtgacaaaacaaaaaaacttcgcctaaaattgttaaaaaaacttaatgctaaaaagaagaaattggcTTCACTGGATAGATTAGCAGTGGAAcagatgaaagaggaaaaacctgTGAGTGGAGACATAAGCACCCCATTGCAAACTGAATCTCAAAATGACAGTGAGTTATTGCAGAGCTTTTTAAGGGAGCTGCAGTATCAGATTGATGTCACAGGTAATGAATCTAAATTTAATGCAAAGCCTGTGCCAGGGTGCACTGACCATAATAACACTGATGAAATACTGGCGGAATTACTGTCCCCTACTTCAGCTGTCGCTTCCTTGAAGACTGCAAAGAGCGAAGATGAGTGTATGTACATGGAAATGGTGGACAGCTGCATGGCAGCAACCGTGTCCGATGAGAACACCAGTGCGCCGCAGGCAGCAGTGACAAGTGAGGACCACAATTACTACAGTCCTGTAAAGGATACTAATATGGAGCTTGATGTAATAAACAAACACAGTGTGAAAAAACTTCCTTTTGAAAGTCCTACAAGAGATGATATCCTCGAAGACCTGTTCTCCATTTCAGCACCAAGCTCAATGGCAGGTGACATAGATTTACCTCATTTTGATGAAACTCTGTTTGAAACTTGA